Proteins from one Nicotiana tabacum cultivar K326 chromosome 23, ASM71507v2, whole genome shotgun sequence genomic window:
- the LOC107770239 gene encoding uncharacterized protein LOC107770239, whose protein sequence is MTSSLGTHPRICSLGGPEHILKERSCKFSCFRYTDVESSWKELLPSKGQKFISYRHLNTRKNWSIFSAATGDAKDPDDSEDSNKPTESETGSVNSEILRNNLERIIGRDDSAFSGIDLAALIRNKYGRSYDVQLIKKEFMGKNLLALNVMWKYREQRSFPLTEEEYLLRLDDVANTLKCWGAVSHVRNSLEKLKERPRIGKAVSIFIDMDESGGRANEWIYK, encoded by the exons ATGACGAGTTCTCTGGGGACGCACCCTCGTATCTGTTCATTAGGAGGTCCAGAGCATATTTTGAAGGAAAGAAGTTGCAAATTTTCATGTTTTCGTTATACAGACGTAGAATCTTCTTGGAAAGAATTGCTTCCTTCAAAAGGTCAGAAGTTTATTAGCTATCGCCACCTAAATACTAGAAAAAACTGGTCAATTTTTTCTGCTGCAACTGGTGATGCAAAGGATCCGGATGACTCAGAAGATAGTAACAAACCGACAGAAAGTGAAACTGGATCT GTAAATAGTGAAATTTTAAGGAATAATCTTGAAAGAATCATCGGGCGAGATGACTCTGCTTTTAGTGGAATAGACCTTGCAGCTCTGATAAGGAATAAATATGGAAGGTCCTATGATGTTCAATTGATTAAGAAG GAATTCATGGGGAAAAATCTTCTTGCGTTAAACGTTATGTGGAAATACAGGGAGCAG CGATCTTTTCCACTAACTGAAGAAGAGTACCTACTGAGGCTAGATGATGTGGCAAACACATTGAAATGTTGGGGAGCTGTTTCGCATGTTCGAAATAGCCTTGAGAAGTTGAAAGAGCGGCCTCGTATAGGGAAG GCAGTGAGCATTTTCATAGATATGGACGAATCTGGCGGCCGTGCAAATGAATGGATTTACAAGTAG